The Antarcticibacterium sp. 1MA-6-2 genome has a window encoding:
- a CDS encoding MBL fold metallo-hydrolase produces the protein MFKRVGKAPSGERLEKIKKQSNYRDGKFHNVEPTSMNPDDVPFYVIMKAMISRPATVTPSEEIPHIKTDLSALSNDRTTFVWFGHSSYFINHNGFRILIDPVFSGNASPVKFFGKPFAGTDIYKAADIPEIDLLILTHDHYDHLDYPLIKQIHPKVKKVVTSLGVGEHLELWGVEKNKIVELGWREEHQIKNLTITAMPSRHFSGRSFTRFNTLWSSFVLQWPDQKIYVGGDSGYSAEFKKIGEEYGPFDLVFLECGQYSKYWPQIHMMPEETVLAAKDLNAKILVPVHWGKFVLSLHPWNEPIRRLLTAAKKEGQKFVAPRLGEAWDTRKEYTQKNWWNFEDKQ, from the coding sequence ATGTTTAAAAGAGTAGGTAAAGCACCTTCAGGGGAAAGACTGGAGAAAATTAAGAAACAGTCCAATTACAGGGATGGAAAATTCCATAATGTGGAGCCAACTTCCATGAATCCTGATGATGTTCCTTTCTATGTTATTATGAAAGCAATGATAAGCCGTCCGGCTACAGTGACTCCTTCAGAAGAAATACCGCACATAAAAACCGATCTTTCCGCATTAAGCAATGATAGAACAACGTTTGTATGGTTCGGGCACTCGTCTTATTTTATAAATCATAACGGCTTTAGAATCCTTATTGATCCTGTTTTTAGTGGAAATGCTTCGCCTGTAAAATTCTTCGGAAAACCTTTTGCAGGAACAGATATTTATAAAGCAGCAGATATTCCTGAAATTGATTTATTGATCCTCACGCACGATCATTACGATCATCTCGATTATCCTTTGATAAAGCAGATTCACCCCAAGGTGAAAAAAGTAGTCACTTCCCTGGGAGTAGGAGAGCATCTGGAGCTTTGGGGCGTAGAGAAGAATAAGATCGTAGAACTGGGCTGGAGGGAAGAACATCAGATTAAGAACCTTACTATAACAGCTATGCCTTCAAGACATTTTTCCGGCAGAAGTTTTACAAGGTTTAATACGCTATGGTCATCATTTGTTCTTCAGTGGCCGGATCAAAAGATCTATGTTGGCGGAGATTCCGGTTACAGCGCTGAGTTCAAAAAAATAGGAGAGGAATACGGCCCCTTTGATCTTGTGTTTTTGGAATGTGGTCAATACAGCAAATATTGGCCACAGATCCACATGATGCCCGAAGAAACGGTTTTAGCCGCTAAAGACCTGAACGCAAAAATATTAGTACCTGTGCATTGGGGAAAATTTGTACTCTCTTTACATCCATGGAATGAACCCATACGGCGCCTGTTGACTGCAGCAAAAAAGGAGGGACAAAAATTTGTTGCTCCCAGATTAGGAGAGGCCTGGGACACAAGGAAAGAGTATACGCAAAAGAATTGGTGGAATTTTGAAGATAAGCAATGA
- a CDS encoding cytochrome d ubiquinol oxidase subunit II has product MLYVVLFFLMFSFFLYVLLGGADFGAGIVELFSSGKEKETTRNTVYRVMGPIWEANHIWLIILLVILWVAFPIYFNLVVIYLHIPLTLVLLGITMRGVSFVFRHYDAVIDKSQVLYNWMFRISSFITPIFLGMSFGALIGGKIIVTEDYINYGFRDIFMEPWLNLFAFLVGLFYAALCAFLASTLLIGEATGEDKKLYSRKSAIFTIVLVIIGFILIAWGYFNEVEFISDFLKNPVSVGAVLLSGLLLFPLWKFIKKENRVGSRFMAGLQVVLILFAAIVAHFPYLIITSDGGVSLLDDLAPQSSITNLAIMLLVGGLVILPGLFHLLKSFKMIKILEGDEREYEEYNPKEN; this is encoded by the coding sequence ATGCTATATGTAGTTCTGTTTTTTCTGATGTTCTCCTTTTTCCTGTACGTCTTACTGGGAGGAGCTGACTTTGGGGCGGGGATAGTAGAATTATTTTCTTCAGGAAAAGAAAAGGAAACAACCAGGAATACGGTTTACAGGGTTATGGGACCAATTTGGGAGGCAAACCATATTTGGCTCATCATTTTGCTAGTTATTCTGTGGGTAGCTTTCCCCATTTACTTTAATCTTGTAGTTATTTATCTTCATATCCCGCTAACGCTTGTTCTGCTCGGTATTACTATGAGAGGAGTTTCTTTTGTTTTCAGGCATTACGATGCTGTAATTGATAAATCTCAGGTGCTATACAACTGGATGTTCAGGATTTCAAGTTTTATAACACCTATTTTTTTGGGAATGTCTTTTGGAGCTCTTATAGGAGGAAAAATTATTGTTACTGAAGATTACATTAACTATGGGTTTCGAGACATCTTTATGGAACCGTGGTTAAACCTATTTGCTTTTTTGGTAGGATTATTCTATGCTGCTCTCTGCGCCTTCCTGGCGTCAACACTTCTAATTGGAGAAGCAACAGGGGAAGATAAAAAATTATATAGCCGGAAATCTGCTATTTTTACAATCGTTCTGGTAATAATTGGATTTATACTTATTGCCTGGGGATATTTTAATGAAGTGGAGTTCATCTCAGATTTCCTGAAAAATCCGGTTTCTGTGGGGGCTGTTCTTCTTTCAGGTCTTTTACTTTTTCCTTTGTGGAAATTTATTAAAAAAGAAAATAGGGTCGGCAGTAGATTTATGGCAGGGCTGCAGGTAGTCTTGATATTGTTTGCAGCAATTGTTGCACATTTCCCATATCTTATAATTACGAGTGATGGCGGAGTGAGCCTTCTTGATGACCTTGCGCCACAATCCAGTATCACCAACCTTGCGATCATGCTGCTCGTTGGAGGGCTTGTAATATTACCGGGACTCTTTCATTTATTGAAATCATTTAAAATGATAAAAATACTTGAGGGGGACGAAAGAGAATACGAAGAATATAATCCGAAGGAGAATTGA
- a CDS encoding cytochrome ubiquinol oxidase subunit I codes for MENLDFARLQMAFTLGFHIIFACIGMVMPFFMVVSHKKWLNTRNPVYLQLTKSWQKGVAIFFVTGAVSGTALSFELGMLWPEFMKHAGPIIGMPFSLEGAAFFVEAIALGFYLYGWGKIPEKFHWFTGVIIGLSGVASGILVVSANGWMNAPVGFDYVDGRFLNIDPVQAFLNPAWFTQALHMTLAAFVATSFGVAGIHAFQIFKGRKVDLHTKAFKIAIVFGAVAAFLQPLSGDLSAKDVAQRQPVKLAAMEAHYETGKGVPLYLGGIVDEKNRLVTHKIEIPKALSFLAFGDFDAEVKGLNDFPDDELPPVAIVHTAFQIMVGIGTLLMVAGLIYFISLKKKSWFKSKIYWLLFIVLAPMGFIAIEAGWVVTEVGRQPWIIHKIMRTKDAVTPMPGMEYSFYMYVVLYSILAITVTWLMNRQIKALNSSTV; via the coding sequence ATGGAAAATTTAGATTTCGCGAGGCTGCAAATGGCCTTTACCCTTGGCTTCCATATCATCTTTGCCTGTATAGGAATGGTAATGCCGTTCTTCATGGTAGTCTCCCATAAAAAATGGTTAAATACCCGCAATCCTGTTTATCTGCAACTTACTAAAAGCTGGCAAAAAGGAGTAGCCATATTCTTCGTTACAGGTGCAGTATCAGGAACTGCTTTGTCCTTTGAACTTGGAATGCTTTGGCCGGAATTTATGAAGCATGCGGGACCTATTATTGGAATGCCATTTTCCCTGGAAGGTGCGGCGTTTTTTGTGGAAGCAATTGCTCTGGGATTCTACCTCTACGGCTGGGGAAAAATACCAGAAAAATTCCATTGGTTTACTGGTGTTATTATAGGGCTTTCGGGAGTGGCATCGGGAATTCTGGTAGTTTCTGCAAATGGCTGGATGAACGCCCCCGTTGGATTTGATTATGTTGATGGACGTTTCCTAAATATTGATCCTGTTCAGGCTTTTCTAAATCCCGCATGGTTTACACAGGCGCTGCATATGACCCTGGCAGCATTTGTCGCCACGAGCTTTGGAGTCGCAGGTATTCACGCTTTCCAGATCTTTAAAGGAAGAAAAGTAGATCTTCATACAAAGGCCTTTAAAATAGCCATCGTCTTTGGAGCTGTAGCTGCCTTCCTGCAACCTCTGAGCGGAGATCTTTCTGCTAAGGATGTCGCACAGCGACAGCCCGTAAAACTGGCCGCAATGGAAGCTCATTACGAAACAGGTAAGGGTGTTCCTCTTTATCTTGGCGGAATCGTGGATGAGAAAAACCGCCTTGTAACCCACAAAATTGAAATTCCTAAAGCACTTTCTTTCCTGGCCTTCGGAGATTTTGATGCAGAAGTTAAAGGTCTTAATGACTTTCCTGATGATGAATTACCACCTGTGGCTATTGTACATACAGCATTTCAAATTATGGTAGGAATAGGTACATTATTAATGGTGGCTGGATTAATTTATTTTATCAGTCTTAAAAAGAAATCCTGGTTTAAATCAAAAATTTACTGGTTACTTTTTATTGTCCTTGCACCAATGGGATTTATTGCTATTGAAGCAGGATGGGTAGTTACTGAAGTAGGGAGGCAACCCTGGATAATCCATAAGATCATGCGTACGAAAGATGCGGTAACACCAATGCCTGGAATGGAATACAGCTTCTATATGTATGTTGTTCTCTATAGCATCTTGGCAATCACAGTCACATGGCTTATGAACCGTCAAATAAAGGCTCTAAATTCTTCAACTGTATGA